The Xiphias gladius isolate SHS-SW01 ecotype Sanya breed wild chromosome 7, ASM1685928v1, whole genome shotgun sequence genome window below encodes:
- the LOC120791616 gene encoding extracellular calcium-sensing receptor-like: MTMAFAIDEINKNSNLLPNVTMGYSLYDNCASLGISFRASLLLASGQEERFLLDETCVGAPPVLGIVGDVYSTFTIAMSSVTGLYKLPIVSYFATCSCLSDRQRFPSFFRTIPSDAFQVRAMIQILKHFGWIWVGLLISDDDYGLHAARSFQSDLGPSGGGCLAYLEVLPWGDNPAEIRRIVDVMKKSTARVVIVFAHESHMINLMQEVVRQNVTGLQWMASEAWTAVAVLQTPHLMPYLGGTLSIAIRRGEIPGLRDFLLQMRPDLHQNNSYGNNMVNQFWEYTFQCRFAPPPVGWVEAGGALCTGEEDLEKTETELLNVAEFRPEYNVYKAVYALAYALDNMLRCVPGRGPFSGHSCGTFQRLEPWQLLHYLQKVNFTTSLGDQVSFDENGDVLPIYDIMNWLWLPDGRTKVQVVGEVKKSTFNGEELTIDEDKIFWNFESKKPAQSVCSESCPPGTRMARKKGEPECCFDCIPCSEGEISNKTDSMECTTCPEDFWSSPQRDHCVPKKTEFLSYHDPLGICLTAASLLGTFICAAVLGLFIYHRQTPIVRANNSELSFLLLVSLKLCFLCSLLFIGHPRLWTCQLRHAAFGISFVLCVSCILVKTMVVLAVFRASKPGGGASLKWFGAVQQRGTVLALTSIQAAICTAWLVSSSPGPHKNTEYHKDKIVYECVVGSTVGFAVLLGYIGLLAILSFLLAFLARNLPDNFNEAKLITFSMLIFCAVWVAFIPAYVNSPGIYADAVEVFAILASSFGLLVALFGPKCFIILLRPERNTKKAIMGRGTAKS; the protein is encoded by the exons ATGACCATGGCCTTTGCTATTGATGAGATCAACAAAAACTCCAACCTGCTACCAAATGTGACTATGGGATACAGTCTGTATGATAACTGTGCCTCACTTGGAATTTCATTCCGTGCTTCATTGTTACTGGCCAGTGGTCAAGAGGAGCGGTTTCTTTTGGATGAGACATGTGTGGGGGCCCCTCCAGTCCTGGGGATTGTGGGTGATGTATACTCAACATTTACAATTGCCATGTCAAGTGTGACAGGTTTATACAAACTGCCCATT GTGAGTTACTTTGCCACATGTTCCTGCCTGAGTGATCGGCAAAggtttccttctttctttagAACGATCCCAAGTGATGCTTTCCAG GTGCGTGCTATGATTCAGATTCTAAAACACTTCGGCTGGATTTGGGTAGGCCTGTTGATCAGTGATGACGATTATGGACTCCACGCTGCCCGATCCTTCCAATCTGACCTGGGTCCATCTGGTGGAGGTTGTCTGGCCTACTTAGAAGTTTTGCCCTGGGGTGACAACCCAGCTGAAATAAGGAGGATTGTGGACGTGATGAAGAAATCCACAGCTCGTGTGGTCATTGTGTTTGCACATGAGAGTCATATGATTAACCTCATGCAAGAG GTGGTGAGGCAGAATGTGACAGGCCTGCAGTGGATGGCCAGTGAAGCCTGGACAGCAGTTGCTGTGCTCCAGACCCCCCACCTCATGCCATACCTGGGTGGAACACTGAGCATTGCCATCCGTCGAGGAGAAATACCAGGGCTCAGGGACTTCTTGTTACAAATGCGTCCTGACCTACACCAAAACAACAGCTATGGAAATAACATG GTAAATCAGTTTTGGGAATACACATTTCAATGCAGATTTGCGCCACCTCCAGTAGGTTGGGTGGAAGCTGGAGGAGCTTTATGCACCGGTGAGGAAGATCTAGAGAAAACGGAGACTGAGTTGCTGAATGTGGCAGAATTCAGGCCAGAATATAATGTGTACAAGGCTGTATATGCTCTGGCGTATGCCCTCGATAATATGCTGCGCTGTGTGCCAGGGAGAGGGCCTTTCAGTGGGCACAGCTGTGGCACTTTTCAAAGACTGGAACCATGGCAG CTTCTACATTATTTGCAAAAAGTCAACTTCACTACATCATTAGGTGATCAAGTGTCATTTGATGAGAATGGTGATGTCTTACCAATCTATGATATCATGAACTGGCTGTGGCTCCCTGATGGAAGAACTAAAGTTCAGGTTGTGGGTGAGGTTAAGAAGTCAACCTTCAACGGTGAAGAACTCACAATTGATGAAGACAAAATCTTCTGGAACTTTGAGTCCAAAAAg CCAGCACAGTCAGTGTGCAGTGAGAGCTGTCCTCCAGGTACCCGCATGGCCAGAAAGAAGGGGGAACCTGAGTGCTGTTTTGACTGTATCCCTTGTTCTGAGGGAGAGATCAGCAATAAGACTG ACTCCATGGAGTGCACCACTTGTCCAGAAGATTTCTGGTCCAGTCCACAGCGTGACCACTGTGTTCCTAAGAAAACAGAGTTCCTCTCCTACCACGATCCTCTGGGTATCTGTTTGACAGCTGCCTCATTGTTGGGCACATTTATCTGTGCTGCTGTCCTGGGCCTCTTCATTTATCATCGCCAAACACCTATTGTACGCGCCAACAATTCTGAACTGAGTTTCCTGCTCTTGGTGTCACTTAAGTTATGTTTCCTCTGCTCACTGCTGTTTATCGGCCATCCCAGACTGTGGACATGCCAGCTGAGACATGCAGCATTTGGCATTAgctttgtgctttgtgtgtcATGTATCCTGGTTAAAACGATGGTGGTTCTGGCTGTGTTCAGGGCCTCCAAGCCAGGAGGTGGAGCCAGTCTGAAGTGGTTTGGTGctgtgcagcagagagggaCAGTTCTGGCTCTTACATCCATCCAGGCAGCAATTTGCACAGCTTGGCTTGTCTCTTCCTCACCAGGGCctcataaaaacactgaataccACAAGGACAAGATAGTTTATGAGTGTGTAGTTGGGTCCACAGTGGGTTTTGCAGTTTTACTGGGCTATATTGGCTTACTGGCTATTCTTAGCTTCCTGTTAGCATTTCTGGCAAGGAATCTTCCAGACAACTTCAATGAGGCCAAACTAATCACTTTCAGCATGCTGATCTTTTGTGCTGTGTGGGTGGCCTTTATCCCTGCTTATGTCAACTCTCCAGGCATATATGCAGATGCAGTGGAGGTATTTGCCATCCTGGCCTCGAGTTTTGGCCTCTTGGTGGCACTGTTTGGACCCAAATGTTTCATAATCCTTCTTAGACCAGAGAGGAACACAAAGAAAGCTATCATGGGTCGAGGCACTGCAAAGTCATAA
- the LOC120792201 gene encoding extracellular calcium-sensing receptor-like: MDGDYVIGGVFSIHNYIYTVKHNYTTMPEPLRCTGSIDARELRFARTMVFAIEEINNSTWLLPGVRLGYQIHDSCASVPVAVHVAFQLSNGLDPVFDTGDNCSQSGRVTAIVGESGSTPSISMMRVVGSFNIPQVSHFATCACLSNKQQYPSFFRTVSSDQFQADALAKLVKRFGWTWIGAIRSDSDYGNNGMASFLDAAHKEGICVEYSESFYRTQPRSKIQRVANVIRRSTAMVVVAFAASGDMRILLEELSREPSPPRQWISSESWGTDPDMLRFNFCAGAIGFGIQQSVIPGLRDFLLDLSPNKVAASPVLTEFWEDAFNCRLGKSVATDESVCDGTEDLQTLRSPYTDTSQLRITNMVYKAVYAIAHAIHNAACQNKNSTTQCDKFTIESKQVVTQLKKVKFSQNGYDVSFDANGDPVATYELVNWQKSKSGSIELVTVGHYDASWPVGQEFQINKNLTWVEGNTQVPVSVCTDSCPPGTRKMLQKGKPICCYDCIPCPEGEISNATDSPDCFPCPKEFWPNAERNICFPKPVEFLSFDEVLGIVLAAFSVGGACLAIITAAVFFRHRTSPIVRANNSELSFLLLVSLTLCFLCSLTFMGMPSEWSCMLRHTAFGITFVLCISCVLGKTIVVLMAFKATLPGSNVMKWFGPLQQRMTVVSFTFIQVLICTIWLVLSPPFPMKNLTIYKERIILECALGSAIGFWAVLGYIGLLAVFCFMLAVLARKLPDNFNEAKLITFSMLIFCAVWITFIPAYVSSPGKFTVAVEIFAILASSFGLILCIFAPKCFIILFKPEKNTKKHLMNKNLF, translated from the exons ATGGATGGGGACTACGTTATTGGGGGTGTTTTCTCCATACACAACTACATATACACGGTGAAGCATAACTACACCACCATGCCTGAGCCTCTAAGGTGCACAGGGAG TATCGACGCCCGTGAGCTGCGCTTCGCGCGCACAATGGTCTTCGCTATCGAGGAGATTAATAACAGCACGTGGCTGCTGCCGGGCGTCCGGCTCGGGTACCAGATCCATGACTCGTGCGCCTCGGTGCCCGTGGCGGTGCATGTGGCATTCCAGCTTTCAAATGGCCTGGACCCGGTGTTTGACACCGGCGACAACTGCTCGCAGTCTGGTAGGGTGACGGCTATCGTGGGTGAGTCTGGGTCCACGCCATCCATCAGCATGATGCGCGTCGTCGGGTCCTTTAACATTCCCCAa gtGAGCCACTTTGCCACTTGTGCATGCTTGTCCAATAAGCAGCAGTACCCGAGTTTCTTCAGAACAGTCTCCAGTGACCAATTCCAGGCTGATGCGCTGGCCAAACTGGTCAAACGCTTCGGCTGGACTTGGATAGGTGCTATCCGGTCGGATTCGGACTATGGCAATAATGGCATGGCGTCTTTCCTGGATGCAGCGCACAAAGAGGGGATCTGCGTGGAATACTCCGAATCTTTCTATCGGACCCAGCCTCGTAGCAAGATCCAGAGAGTGGCTAATGTTATCCGCAG GTCGACAGCTATGGTTGTTGTGGCATTTGCAGCCTCTGGAGACATGAGAATCCTGTTGGAGGAGCTGTCCCGGGAGCCTTCCCCACCTCGCCAGTGGATAAGCAGTGAGTCCTGGGGTACCGACCCAGACATGCTGAGGTTCAACTTCTGTGCCGGAGCAATCGGATTTGGCATTCAGCAATCTGTCATTCCCGGCCTGAGAGACTTCCTGCTGGATCTGTCCCCAAATAAAGTGGCTGCGTCCCCGGTGCTGACTGAGTTCTGGGAGGACGCATTCAACTGCAGGCTGGGCAAAA GTGTAGCCACagatgagagtgtgtgtgatgggacTGAAGACTTACAGACACTCCGGAGCCCGTACACTGACACATCTCAGCTCCGAATCACTAACATGGTGTACAAGGCTGTTTATGCAATAGCACATGCCATTCATAATGCCGCGTGTCAGAATAAAAATTCTACCACTCAGTGTGACAAATTCACCATAGAGTCCAAACAG GTTGTTACTCAgctgaaaaaagtcaaattttccCAAAATGGTTATGATGTGTCATTTGATGCCAATGGGGATCCTGTGGCTACATATGAGCTGGTCAACTGGCAAAAAAGTAAGAGTGGCAGCATCGAGTTGGTGACAGTAGGGCACTACGATGCATCATGGCCTGTGGGCCAGGAATTCCAAATCAACAAGAACCTCACCTGGGTGGAGGGTAACACACAA GTGCCTGTATCAGTGTGCACTGACAGCTGTCCTCCAGGAACTCGTAAAATGCTGCAGAAAGGAAAACCCATCTGCTGTTATGATTGTATACCATGTCCTGAGGGGGAGATTAGCAATGCTACCG attccCCTGATTGTTTCCCGTGCCCCAAGGAGTTCTGGCCCAATGCAGAGAGAAACATTTGTTTCCCCAAGCCTGTAGAGTTTCTTTCCTTTGATGAGGTCCTGGGAATCGTCCTGGCTGCATTCTCAGTTGGTGGTGCCTGTCTTGCCATTATAACAGCAGCTGTGTTCTTTCGTCACAGGACGTCCCCCATTGTCAGGGCCAACAACTCTGAGCTGAGCTTCCTGCTGCTTGTCTCACTGACTCTATGTTTCTTATGTTCTTTAACTTTCATGGGAATGCCCTCTGAGTGGTCCTGCATGCTGCGCCACACAGCATTCGGCATCACCTTTGTCCTCTGCATCTCTTGTGTTCTTGGGAAAACTATAGTGGTGTTAATGGCCTTTAAAGCTACACTTCCAGGTAGTAATGTCATGAAATGGTTCGGTCCTCTACAGCAAAGAATGACCGTAGTGTCCTTCACGTTTATTCAAGTTTTAATATGTACTATTTGGTTGGTTCTTAGTCCCCCTTTTCCAATGAAAAACCTAACCATATACAAGGAGAGAATCATCCTGGAGTGTGCATTAGGCTCAGCTATTGGGTTCTGGGCTGTGCTCGGGTACATAGGCCTACTGGCTGTCTTTTGCTTCATGTTAGCTGTCCTAGCTCGGAAACTACCTGATAATTTTAACGAAGCCAAGCTTATCACCTTCAGCATGCTGATATTCTGTGCAGTTTGGATCACCTTTATCCCAGCATATGTCAGCTCACCTGGCAAATTTACTGTGGCTGTGGAGATATTTGCCATTCTGGCGTCCAGTTTTGGACTAATTCTGTGCATATTTGCtccaaaatgtttcattataTTGTTTAAGCCAGAGaagaacacaaagaaacatttaatgaacaaaaatctgttttag